From Hydra vulgaris chromosome 15, alternate assembly HydraT2T_AEP, one genomic window encodes:
- the LOC136091947 gene encoding zinc finger BED domain-containing protein 4-like: MENNQKKSYLWNHFTVTASDSKYATCNICNLKISRGSHNPKLQSLSGLSSHLRSRHPHLTLKNLLTEREILTTTGSPENIPTSDQLEPNTINKRTIPLFDIRSKRQRTEMLQFTMPGWVDNISKIDLNFKEGLKFHRSIFEMIILDLQPWSIVNNPGFLRHHAVFTPHFDIGSEKYYRSMLNPAYEKIRLATKVMLFEKNAETVSISLDAWSSFHREYLGMMAHFISEKWERIKFCLSCSKFDEKHTASNIFQRLENVVKEWKLKDKITVCLRDNAANVKAAFKDPQCVYKSAGCLNHSLQLVIKKKLFSLQSAVSLIEKCRKLCTHASFSNSFFAELYKQQEVQINNFDRLGLKNDVPTRWNSTYYMLERILYLKSVITTTLLIRPSSGIEFTVQDWNLCEKLVNILAIFEEVTKLLSGKDACISACILILTTILKSFEVPSDDEK, translated from the coding sequence atggaaaataatcaaaagaaaagCTATTTGTGGAATCATTTTACCGTAACAGCCAGTGATTCCAAATACGCAACTTGCAATATCTGCAATTTGAAAATATCTCGTGGATCGCACAATCCAAAACTTCAATCGCTTAGCGGACTTTCATCACATTTAAGAAGTCGACACCCACATCTTACTCTAAAAAATCTCCTAACTGAAAGAGAAATACTTACAACTACCGGCAGTCCTGAAAATATACCAACTTCAGATCAACTTGAGCctaatacaattaataaaagaacaatACCCTTATTTGACATCAGATCAAAACGGCAGAGGACTGAAATGTTGCAATTTACAATGCCTGGCTGGGTTGACAATAtctcaaaaattgatttaaacttCAAAGAAGGTCTGAAGTTTCATAGATCTATATTTGAAATGATTATCCTCGATTTACAGCCTTGGTCAATTGTAAATAATCCGGGATTTTTACGTCATCATGCTGTTTTTACACCACACTTTGACATTGGAAGTGAGAAATACTACCGTAGCATGCTCAATCCAGCCTATGAAAAGATTAGGCTTGCAACAAAAGTTATGCTTTTCgaaaaaaatgctgaaactgTTTCCATCTCTCTGGATGCTTGGTCATCCTTTCATCGTGAGTACTTAGGCATGATGGCACACTTCATTTCAGAAAAATGGGAGCGGATCAAGTTTTGCCTGTCATGCTCCAAGTTTGATGAAAAACATACTGcttcaaacatttttcaaagaCTTGAGAATGTTGTGAAAGAGTGGAAACTTAAGGACAAGATCACAGTCTGCTTAAGAGACAATGCTGCAAATGTAAAAGCAGCTTTCAAAGATCCACAGTGTGTTTACAAGTCTGCTGGGTGTCTAAATCATTCACTTCAACtggtgattaaaaaaaaacttttttcactcCAGAGTGCTGTAAGCTTGATAGAAAAATGTCGAAAGCTTTGCACTCATGCTTCTTTTTCAAACTCCTTCTTTGCTGAGCTTTACAAGCAACAAGAGgttcaaataaacaattttgacCGGCTCGGGCTCAAAAATGATGTCCCAACACGCTGGAATTCAACTTATTACATGCTTGAAAGAATTCTGTACTTAAAATCTGTAATTACTACTACACTGCTAATCCGTCCTTCCAGCGGCATTGAGTTCACTGTACAGGATTGGAATCTGTGTGAAAAGCTGGTAAACATATTAGCGATTTTTGAAGAAGTCACCAAGTTGCTTTCTGGAAAGGATGCTTGCATCAGTGCATGCATTCTAATTTTGACAACTATTCTAAAGTCATTTGAAGTTCCCTCTGATGACGAAAAGTAA